One window of the Anabaena sphaerica FACHB-251 genome contains the following:
- a CDS encoding IS1096 element passenger TnpR family protein, translated as MINVFSLIPEHIREKLTLTDDKKQILQQQTISQHTPGTILKDFQTILDFLQPDGVEVSSTYHQFPLKYLQELNSQLSFSIDINLKRPVQKSYPYIHGLYFLLRTSGLAQIIGKGKKTKLVLDPKIIQIWQSLNPTEQYFTLLESWLVWGDSEVLGDPRDMFDQAYRCLLFWDKLPEVGLKFNNYSEQDKLYYPGFHNLALLHLFGLIELTSGKPQAAKGWRFTDVKPLPFGNAIMAVLTESSADIQVEDYAQFRGDFRIAFDSLKPYLQPYFPEWSQTLVIAEGDFTEGIYIFKVTLEDAWRRIAIPSYFNLDEVAIEIAEAFDFDTEHLYRFIYKDRLGRTFELDHPELEFNPHTGNFRLGDLSLEVENHLQFIFDLRNEWEFDLYLEKIEPNNGEIQQAQVLASHGQPPESEYDEYVVYFIEDEWKVDIKKPDDD; from the coding sequence ATGATTAACGTATTTTCTCTCATTCCAGAACACATCCGAGAAAAACTAACACTCACGGATGATAAAAAACAAATACTGCAACAACAAACTATTAGTCAACATACCCCAGGAACAATTTTAAAAGACTTTCAAACTATTTTAGATTTTCTCCAACCTGACGGTGTTGAAGTTAGTAGCACTTACCACCAGTTTCCCCTGAAATATCTGCAAGAACTTAACTCTCAATTGAGTTTTTCTATAGACATTAACCTTAAACGTCCTGTACAAAAATCTTACCCCTATATACACGGTCTTTATTTCCTCCTCCGCACCTCTGGACTAGCTCAAATTATTGGTAAAGGTAAAAAGACTAAATTAGTTTTAGACCCCAAAATTATTCAAATTTGGCAGAGTCTCAACCCCACAGAACAATATTTCACTTTATTAGAATCTTGGTTAGTTTGGGGAGACAGTGAAGTATTAGGCGACCCAAGAGATATGTTTGACCAAGCATATCGCTGTTTATTATTTTGGGACAAACTCCCAGAGGTAGGACTAAAATTTAATAATTATTCAGAACAAGATAAATTATATTATCCTGGTTTTCATAATCTCGCTCTTTTACATTTATTTGGCTTAATTGAACTGACATCAGGCAAGCCACAAGCTGCTAAAGGCTGGCGTTTTACTGATGTTAAACCTTTGCCTTTCGGTAATGCAATTATGGCTGTATTAACAGAAAGCAGTGCAGATATCCAAGTAGAAGATTATGCCCAATTCAGGGGAGATTTTCGCATTGCTTTTGATAGTTTAAAACCTTATCTGCAACCCTATTTCCCTGAATGGTCACAAACTTTAGTAATTGCAGAAGGAGATTTTACAGAAGGTATTTATATATTTAAAGTCACCTTAGAGGATGCTTGGCGACGCATTGCTATTCCTAGTTATTTTAATTTAGATGAAGTGGCTATAGAAATTGCCGAAGCTTTTGATTTTGACACAGAACACCTGTACAGATTTATTTACAAAGACCGCTTAGGGAGAACATTTGAATTAGATCATCCTGAACTAGAATTTAACCCCCATACTGGGAATTTTCGGTTAGGTGATTTATCCCTAGAAGTCGAAAATCATTTACAATTTATTTTTGATTTACGGAATGAATGGGAATTTGATTTATATCTAGAAAAAATTGAACCTAATAATGGGGAGATACAACAAGCACAAGTTTTAGCATCTCATGGTCAACCTCCAGAGTCAGAATATGATGAATATGTAGTATATTTTATAGAAGACGAATGGAAGGTAGATATTAAAAAACCTGACGACGATTAA
- a CDS encoding helicase-related protein, giving the protein MALPDYIDNNQKTLEEVLKELILNESQTNLDIATGYFRIEAWISLEQAFKTLTNLRLLIGRDPTIRPAERDRIDLSRYFRLDVQKQLESEKYKLKYKQQIDRLIEYLQQDHIQVRLYGVIGEGVQFLHAKAYIFDNYSIIGSSNFTPAGLRGNTELNVLNKITVIAQDLRSQWFEKFWNDKSVDQGYKAKLIDALNASKFGSKPYTPYQVFLKALYELFKEDSLPEGDIRTSLELANFQQEGFERAVRLLERHRGCIVADAVGLGKTYIGLRVLDHYLIKDRQPGYVPRALVVCPAQLRDLVWRKKLDEYGIKADVVSQEEISRKTFDLRRYNKYDIIVVDESHNFRNSATNRYRNLQKLLGSGKRSKRVLLLTATPINTSIYDLYHQILLLPCSTETYYRKYGIPHLKTYFKALAKGEEEITELLFQTMVRRSRQDVIKRQLAGEEIYIAGQKIRFPKRKLQQFTYNFEASFQGFYAGIANQIDELHLAPYNIKGFKKQKNKQEEDEVKRNDALVALMKSLYLKRLESSLIAFESSIRNQRNFQERFFSLLQQGKLLDSHNFRKILTAETDEEESSSVEDLIDSLNEIEPQDYHIEKLQSQIKSDLGILNGIMNTLLQIRKDVELGRDYDCKLTAFKQVLSTELKGQKVLVFSYFKDTADYLYNQLLSDQDWLKAMAIDGRKPTIDKITGETPGKQREEKVKRFAPKANGQSEDDQQNLQSQEIDILICTDVLSEGQNLQDAGVLVNYDLHWNPVRMIQRAGRIDRLGTNYEELFIYNCFPEEGLEALLGLVARLQARIAMIGENVGLDGSVLGEIISEKSLEELYRLKKAISDADKEAILEELEQTADLVSLDEMRLPLLEFFQLEGEQAAEEIPLGIHSTRHFYIPEAENGGIFLAFRAKDEHFWHFYSRINGVISFNPDKIITNKLQIFNWLKCKANDFPPPEQLLPAKFDDSIFDVLDAAVCNLMTLFRKQETSNILKPKLSKPLQKIHQALIQFNPIDEDALYQEAKRRILKVITTVNLRIYERDLKLIWEKFAQKKDLNALVFELDEFFVEQDQYHEIDEEAEFNPSTVIKEEDIQLVCYQWFKPE; this is encoded by the coding sequence ATGGCACTCCCAGATTATATAGACAATAATCAAAAGACACTTGAAGAGGTTTTGAAAGAACTTATTTTAAATGAGAGCCAAACAAACCTAGACATTGCTACTGGATATTTCCGTATTGAAGCGTGGATATCTCTAGAACAAGCTTTCAAGACCTTAACAAACCTACGCTTGCTCATTGGTCGTGACCCCACAATTCGACCCGCAGAAAGAGATCGCATTGACCTGTCACGATACTTTCGGCTTGATGTCCAGAAGCAGCTAGAGTCTGAGAAATACAAGCTTAAATATAAGCAGCAGATTGACCGTTTGATTGAATACTTACAGCAAGACCATATTCAAGTTAGACTTTATGGAGTGATTGGTGAAGGTGTGCAATTTCTCCACGCTAAAGCCTATATATTTGATAATTATAGCATTATCGGTTCTAGCAACTTTACTCCTGCTGGATTGAGGGGGAACACAGAGTTAAATGTATTAAATAAAATAACAGTAATCGCCCAAGACCTTCGTAGCCAGTGGTTTGAGAAATTCTGGAATGACAAAAGTGTAGACCAAGGTTATAAAGCCAAACTAATTGATGCTTTAAATGCTTCAAAGTTTGGCAGTAAACCTTACACACCCTATCAGGTATTTTTAAAAGCACTTTATGAACTTTTCAAAGAAGATTCCTTACCAGAGGGGGACATTCGCACAAGCCTAGAATTAGCTAATTTCCAACAGGAAGGCTTTGAGCGGGCAGTCAGGTTACTGGAACGCCACCGGGGCTGTATAGTGGCAGATGCTGTGGGTTTAGGTAAGACTTACATAGGTTTGCGGGTGCTTGACCACTACCTGATCAAAGACAGACAACCCGGTTATGTGCCTCGCGCACTAGTGGTATGTCCAGCCCAGTTGCGGGATTTGGTGTGGCGGAAAAAGCTGGATGAGTACGGAATTAAAGCTGACGTGGTTTCCCAAGAGGAAATTAGCCGTAAAACCTTCGACCTCCGCCGCTACAACAAGTATGACATCATTGTTGTAGATGAGTCACATAACTTTCGTAATAGTGCAACAAACCGATATCGAAATTTACAAAAGCTCCTTGGCAGCGGTAAGCGAAGTAAGCGAGTGTTGCTATTAACTGCAACGCCAATCAATACCAGTATTTATGACCTTTACCATCAAATTTTATTGCTGCCATGTAGTACAGAAACATATTATCGAAAATATGGAATACCCCATCTCAAAACTTACTTTAAAGCCTTGGCGAAAGGTGAAGAGGAAATTACTGAACTATTGTTCCAAACAATGGTAAGACGTTCTCGCCAAGATGTAATAAAACGACAGTTAGCTGGTGAAGAAATTTACATTGCTGGTCAAAAGATTCGCTTCCCAAAACGCAAATTACAGCAGTTTACCTATAATTTTGAGGCAAGCTTTCAAGGGTTTTATGCCGGGATTGCTAATCAAATTGACGAGTTGCACCTAGCCCCTTATAACATCAAAGGCTTTAAGAAGCAGAAAAACAAGCAAGAAGAAGATGAGGTAAAGCGCAATGATGCTCTTGTTGCCCTAATGAAATCACTTTATCTGAAGCGTTTAGAAAGTTCGCTGATTGCTTTTGAAAGCAGTATACGCAATCAGAGGAATTTTCAAGAAAGGTTTTTTAGCTTGCTACAACAAGGCAAACTTCTAGATAGCCATAATTTTCGCAAAATTTTAACCGCAGAGACAGATGAAGAGGAGAGCAGTTCAGTAGAAGATTTAATCGATTCTTTAAATGAAATAGAGCCTCAAGACTACCACATTGAAAAATTACAATCACAGATTAAATCTGACCTGGGTATTCTCAATGGGATTATGAATACACTTTTACAAATTAGAAAAGATGTAGAACTAGGAAGGGATTATGATTGCAAGCTAACAGCATTCAAACAAGTTTTGTCTACAGAACTTAAGGGACAGAAAGTTCTTGTTTTCAGCTATTTCAAAGATACAGCCGATTATTTATACAACCAGTTACTTTCAGATCAAGACTGGTTAAAGGCGATGGCGATAGATGGTCGAAAGCCTACAATTGATAAAATCACTGGTGAAACTCCTGGCAAACAAAGGGAAGAAAAAGTTAAGCGTTTCGCACCCAAGGCAAATGGTCAAAGTGAGGATGATCAGCAAAATTTACAAAGTCAAGAAATTGATATTCTTATCTGTACTGACGTTCTATCGGAAGGTCAAAATTTACAAGATGCTGGTGTTTTAGTTAATTATGATCTGCATTGGAATCCAGTGCGAATGATTCAGCGTGCCGGTCGAATTGACCGTTTGGGTACTAACTATGAAGAACTGTTTATTTATAACTGCTTTCCAGAAGAAGGTTTAGAGGCTTTACTGGGATTGGTAGCACGATTGCAAGCTCGGATTGCCATGATTGGTGAGAATGTGGGATTGGATGGCAGCGTTTTAGGAGAAATAATTTCCGAAAAATCATTGGAAGAATTATATCGACTTAAGAAAGCAATTAGTGATGCGGATAAAGAAGCAATCCTAGAGGAACTTGAGCAAACAGCCGATTTGGTGTCATTGGATGAAATGCGTTTGCCTTTATTAGAATTTTTCCAGCTAGAAGGTGAGCAAGCAGCAGAAGAAATCCCACTAGGCATTCACAGCACACGCCATTTCTATATTCCTGAAGCCGAAAACGGGGGAATATTTCTAGCGTTTCGTGCTAAAGATGAACACTTCTGGCACTTTTATTCCCGTATTAACGGTGTGATTTCTTTCAATCCAGACAAAATAATTACCAATAAGCTTCAAATCTTTAACTGGCTCAAGTGTAAAGCTAATGACTTTCCCCCTCCAGAACAACTGCTGCCAGCGAAGTTTGATGACTCTATCTTTGATGTTTTGGATGCTGCTGTCTGCAACTTAATGACATTGTTCAGAAAGCAAGAAACTAGCAATATTTTAAAGCCTAAACTTAGTAAGCCTTTACAAAAAATTCATCAAGCTTTGATTCAGTTTAATCCTATAGATGAAGACGCGTTATACCAAGAAGCGAAGCGACGAATATTAAAAGTTATTACCACAGTTAACCTTCGTATCTACGAGCGGGACTTGAAACTAATTTGGGAAAAATTCGCTCAGAAAAAAGACTTAAATGCTCTGGTTTTTGAACTAGATGAGTTCTTTGTTGAACAAGACCAATATCACGAAATTGATGAAGAGGCAGAATTCAACCCATCAACAGTGATTAAGGAAGAGGATATTCAGCTTGTTTGTTACCAGTGGTTTAAACCAGAATAA
- a CDS encoding tyrosine-type recombinase/integrase, which yields MTVNNNAMGDAAPEAIANSNFSKESLALTEPVPITMHPALVYLASLGEGSRRTMREALNAIARLLTNDSCDAQTLDWAKLRYQHTAAVRSVLMEKYSPAMANKMLCALRRVLQEAWRLGLMSTEDYGRATDIQSVRGKSLLKGRALDGEEIAALWENCIQDNSNLGARDAALLAILTVGLRRSEVTHLDLSDLKSRSRSLTIREAKGRRERIVYLPEAGVRAVQDWLLVRGKEAGPLFYPLDKGNKVIQRRMSEQGVLRALQRRGEAAGVEEGFTPHDFRRTFISDLLDGGADIVTVSKLAGHASTNTTSKYDRRGEDAKKRAIDLLNVPYKRR from the coding sequence ATGACCGTGAACAACAATGCGATGGGCGATGCCGCGCCAGAGGCAATCGCAAATTCCAATTTTTCAAAAGAATCACTGGCGTTAACAGAGCCAGTACCTATCACCATGCACCCGGCTCTTGTATATCTGGCTTCTCTGGGTGAGGGTTCTCGGCGGACAATGCGGGAGGCACTAAATGCGATCGCCCGCCTGTTAACCAATGATAGTTGTGATGCTCAAACTTTGGACTGGGCAAAGTTGCGATATCAGCATACGGCAGCAGTGAGGTCAGTGCTGATGGAAAAATACAGTCCAGCAATGGCAAATAAAATGTTGTGTGCGCTGCGGCGGGTGTTGCAGGAAGCATGGCGGTTGGGGTTAATGTCTACCGAGGACTATGGCCGGGCTACTGATATTCAGTCTGTGCGGGGTAAAAGTTTACTCAAGGGACGGGCGCTGGATGGAGAAGAAATTGCTGCCCTGTGGGAGAATTGTATTCAAGATAACTCGAATTTAGGGGCGAGGGATGCGGCGCTGTTGGCAATTTTGACGGTGGGATTGCGGCGTTCTGAGGTAACACATCTTGATTTGAGCGATTTAAAATCGCGCAGTCGGTCGCTGACGATACGGGAAGCTAAGGGACGCAGGGAGCGAATTGTTTACTTACCAGAAGCGGGTGTCCGGGCGGTGCAGGATTGGTTGCTGGTTCGGGGTAAGGAAGCGGGTCCTTTATTTTATCCGTTGGATAAGGGGAATAAAGTTATCCAACGGCGGATGAGTGAGCAGGGGGTACTGCGGGCATTGCAGCGCCGAGGGGAAGCTGCGGGTGTGGAAGAAGGGTTTACACCGCATGATTTCCGCAGGACTTTTATTAGTGATTTGTTGGATGGGGGTGCAGATATTGTTACGGTATCCAAGCTGGCTGGTCATGCGTCAACTAATACTACGAGTAAGTATGATAGGCGCGGGGAAGATGCGAAGAAACGGGCGATTGATTTATTAAATGTGCCTTACAAGAGGCGTTAG
- a CDS encoding WYL domain-containing protein — protein sequence MHEPSIYANLDTIVSQLQERFQQQCRYTIRYQSKPGQARIWDIDRSELRLHDGTLYLFAFVPDWRSYRFDYWPNIDQNLIFRLDKIFDVSPIDCLGII from the coding sequence TTGCACGAACCTTCTATTTACGCCAATTTAGATACCATCGTTTCCCAACTCCAAGAACGCTTTCAACAACAATGTCGCTATACCATTCGCTATCAAAGCAAACCAGGACAAGCACGCATCTGGGATATTGACCGCTCAGAATTAAGACTCCATGACGGCACTCTCTACTTATTTGCATTTGTACCTGACTGGCGTTCTTACCGATTTGACTATTGGCCTAATATCGACCAAAATTTGATTTTCAGACTAGATAAAATTTTCGATGTTAGCCCTATAGATTGTTTAGGTATAATTTAG
- a CDS encoding ParA family protein: MLTITITSLSGGQGKTTTALFLGRLLSRQGFPTLMLDSDPQHNLTTYLGFELEPNQPTLLEFLKKTVTPEDCIYPTSYNDNLFLIPADDQLDTVQDYLSNSGVGATLLKRRLEAVAKIFKVCIIDAPPQRSQICLTVIGAADYLVIPAEASVKGYGSLVRTLDLLGGLRDVGATNAEVLGVLPFRDRWFGNTQAQESRAAVEGMRDEVDAGLVLPSIRESERYKQAINKRATLSELGYTDLEYPFEILIEKIGKLIGSK, encoded by the coding sequence ATGCTGACAATTACCATCACCAGCCTGAGTGGGGGGCAGGGGAAGACGACAACTGCCCTATTCCTGGGTCGGTTGCTATCACGTCAGGGGTTTCCTACCTTGATGCTCGACTCCGACCCCCAACACAACCTCACCACCTATCTAGGATTCGAGTTAGAACCCAACCAACCCACCTTACTAGAGTTCCTCAAAAAAACAGTTACCCCAGAAGACTGCATCTACCCGACCTCATATAACGACAATCTATTTCTCATCCCCGCCGACGACCAACTCGACACTGTACAGGACTACTTATCTAATAGCGGAGTAGGTGCAACCTTACTGAAACGTCGGTTAGAAGCTGTCGCCAAAATCTTCAAAGTCTGCATCATTGATGCACCACCCCAAAGGTCGCAAATTTGTTTGACAGTTATTGGTGCAGCAGATTATTTGGTCATCCCCGCAGAAGCATCAGTCAAAGGTTATGGTTCACTGGTGCGGACGCTTGATTTACTGGGTGGCTTGCGTGATGTCGGCGCAACGAATGCAGAAGTATTAGGTGTACTACCATTTCGAGACCGTTGGTTTGGTAACACCCAAGCCCAAGAAAGTCGGGCTGCGGTAGAGGGAATGCGGGACGAAGTAGATGCTGGCTTGGTTCTCCCTTCAATCCGGGAATCAGAACGCTACAAACAAGCCATCAACAAACGTGCAACCCTCAGTGAATTGGGATACACCGACTTGGAATACCCATTTGAAATCTTAATCGAGAAAATTGGTAAGTTAATTGGAAGTAAATAA
- a CDS encoding helix-turn-helix domain-containing protein — translation MRKKKSAILEAVHETAKDLHKAGLMNQTTLREFEHLCLPPIEPLEPLQIKEIRESSQVSQAVFARILNISPSTVQKWEIGQKRPSGASLKLLHLIKNRGLNSVLY, via the coding sequence ATGCGGAAGAAAAAATCAGCAATTCTTGAAGCAGTTCATGAGACAGCAAAAGACCTACACAAAGCTGGGCTAATGAATCAAACTACATTGCGCGAATTTGAACACCTATGCCTACCTCCTATTGAGCCTCTAGAACCATTACAAATTAAAGAAATACGGGAATCATCTCAAGTCAGTCAAGCTGTTTTTGCACGTATTTTGAATATAAGTCCTTCAACAGTTCAAAAATGGGAAATAGGACAAAAGCGGCCTAGTGGGGCATCTCTTAAGCTACTGCACTTGATAAAGAATCGTGGGTTAAACAGTGTGCTTTATTAA
- a CDS encoding plasmid pRiA4b ORF-3 family protein — protein MPESSLPLIYQLKIVLLSISPMIWRRILVSSDSTIEDLHYTLQLAMGWEDIHLHHFIIHGKQYGITQPGGTVFSDRACEVKLSSLGLREKEKFLYEYDFSISPLMGTWRYWWRHQIRVEAILTPEPNQTYPICTDGKGVCPPENCGGPWGFMKAREEFFIWDVLERFASMLREKKFDMDREEASKLLTWLLVYQNNFDRQKVNQNLLKYANGDRESILLFRG, from the coding sequence ATGCCCGAATCCTCTCTTCCACTCATTTATCAACTAAAGATAGTGCTGTTAAGCATCAGCCCCATGATATGGCGGCGCATACTTGTCAGTAGCGACAGCACGATAGAAGACTTGCATTACACACTCCAACTGGCAATGGGGTGGGAAGATATACACCTGCACCATTTCATCATCCACGGTAAGCAGTACGGGATTACCCAACCAGGTGGAACAGTATTTAGCGACCGTGCTTGTGAAGTAAAACTCTCGTCCCTTGGACTGAGAGAGAAAGAAAAATTTTTATACGAATACGACTTCAGTATTTCTCCATTAATGGGTACATGGCGTTATTGGTGGCGACATCAAATTAGAGTAGAAGCAATACTTACACCAGAGCCAAACCAAACTTATCCAATCTGCACAGACGGTAAAGGTGTTTGTCCACCAGAAAACTGTGGTGGCCCTTGGGGATTCATGAAAGCAAGGGAAGAGTTTTTTATTTGGGACGTGTTAGAGCGTTTTGCTTCAATGTTGAGGGAAAAGAAATTTGACATGGATAGAGAAGAAGCCAGTAAGTTACTAACATGGCTATTGGTTTATCAAAACAATTTCGACCGTCAAAAAGTCAACCAAAATCTACTAAAATACGCTAACGGAGATAGGGAGTCGATATTACTTTTCAGAGGATAG
- a CDS encoding type II toxin-antitoxin system RelE/ParE family toxin, with the protein MKIYKNRTFDRWARKEGLNNLSLCNAVNEMAAGLYDADLGGGLFKKRIAKPGKGKSGGFRTLIATNNEDRWFFIFGFSKNERSNIDKDEEEALKMLSKQLLAYTAEELEQAKNSNALIEVICNAEEKISNS; encoded by the coding sequence ATGAAAATTTACAAAAACCGTACTTTTGACCGTTGGGCGAGAAAGGAGGGCTTAAACAATCTTAGTCTCTGTAACGCTGTAAACGAAATGGCAGCAGGGCTTTATGATGCTGACCTGGGAGGTGGACTGTTTAAAAAACGCATAGCAAAACCAGGGAAAGGTAAAAGTGGTGGATTTCGGACACTAATAGCTACTAATAATGAAGATCGTTGGTTTTTTATTTTTGGCTTTTCAAAAAACGAACGCAGTAACATTGACAAAGATGAAGAAGAAGCTTTGAAAATGTTATCCAAGCAATTACTTGCTTATACAGCAGAAGAGCTTGAGCAAGCAAAAAATAGTAATGCATTAATAGAGGTGATTTGTAATGCGGAAGAAAAAATCAGCAATTCTTGA
- a CDS encoding ISKra4 family transposase yields MKFKIQVVVESESGETQLIQEVLEIEKGNLQPENLGLTLAQGKELLLQTQRSIVNQQIALYQKQQQLCSHCGKKLLHKDKRTITHRTAFGKLKLQCQRLFNCACNEQATRSFNPVANLLKERTSPELLYLESKFASLMSYGLSSKLLQELLPIEGEINPASIRNNLHSLGQRLESELPEEAGILYEGCERDWEKLPTPDLPLVVGMDGGYVRSYDRKSKKAGNFEVIAGKSIKADGTSKCFGMVYCYDAKPQRRVFEVLKSQGMQMNQQVTFLSDGEEIIRDLQYYLNPNAEHILDWFHITMRITVMKQIAKGISKADLETDISSESIQKDLTSLKWYLWHGNVFKALSKIEDLIDNASVLASDYDDTEPSLEAEKLCSHLEEFETYISNNGQYIPNYGERYRNGEHISSSFVESTVNQVISKRFVKKQQMRWTPEGSHLLIQVRTQVLNDEWVNKFQQWYPA; encoded by the coding sequence GTGAAATTTAAAATCCAAGTAGTTGTGGAATCAGAGTCAGGAGAAACCCAATTAATTCAAGAAGTTTTAGAAATTGAAAAAGGTAATCTACAACCTGAAAACTTAGGACTTACCCTAGCCCAAGGCAAAGAATTACTGCTTCAGACACAACGCAGCATCGTTAATCAACAAATAGCTCTCTATCAAAAACAGCAACAGTTATGCTCACATTGTGGCAAGAAATTATTGCATAAAGATAAACGAACAATCACACATAGAACAGCTTTCGGCAAACTAAAACTGCAATGTCAGCGATTATTTAACTGTGCTTGTAACGAGCAAGCAACTCGTAGCTTTAACCCAGTAGCCAACCTGCTAAAAGAGCGCACATCACCCGAATTACTCTACCTAGAATCAAAATTTGCATCCCTAATGTCCTATGGACTGTCCAGCAAATTATTACAAGAATTACTACCAATAGAAGGAGAAATAAACCCTGCATCTATACGCAACAATTTACACTCACTTGGTCAGCGATTAGAATCAGAATTACCAGAAGAAGCAGGAATATTATACGAGGGTTGTGAGAGAGATTGGGAAAAGCTGCCTACTCCAGATTTACCGTTGGTAGTAGGTATGGATGGAGGATACGTTCGTTCTTACGACAGAAAATCTAAAAAAGCAGGGAATTTTGAAGTTATTGCTGGCAAGAGTATAAAAGCAGACGGTACATCTAAATGTTTCGGCATGGTTTATTGCTACGATGCTAAACCTCAACGTCGAGTATTTGAGGTGTTAAAATCTCAAGGAATGCAAATGAACCAACAGGTCACATTTCTATCAGATGGAGAAGAGATTATACGTGACCTACAATATTATCTCAACCCCAATGCCGAACATATACTCGATTGGTTTCATATCACAATGCGAATTACTGTGATGAAACAAATTGCTAAAGGTATTAGTAAAGCAGATTTAGAAACGGATATTTCGAGCGAATCTATCCAAAAAGATTTGACATCCTTAAAGTGGTATTTGTGGCATGGCAATGTATTTAAAGCATTATCAAAAATCGAAGATTTAATTGATAATGCCTCTGTGTTAGCTTCAGATTATGATGATACTGAGCCAAGCCTTGAGGCAGAAAAACTCTGCTCGCATTTAGAGGAATTTGAAACTTACATCTCAAATAACGGGCAGTATATTCCCAATTATGGCGAACGCTACCGTAATGGAGAGCATATTTCCAGTTCGTTTGTAGAATCTACCGTCAATCAAGTTATTAGCAAACGATTTGTTAAAAAACAACAAATGCGGTGGACTCCAGAAGGAAGTCATCTGCTTATTCAAGTCCGAACGCAAGTTTTAAATGATGAATGGGTTAATAAATTCCAGCAATGGTATCCGGCGTAA
- a CDS encoding type II toxin-antitoxin system VapC family toxin, translating into MTYLLDTCLISETITKQPNQQVLNWLDAQLPETLYLSVITIGEIAKGISKLPVSKRKESLTKWLNSILPHRFENRILGLDIATMVLWGNLVAELEQNGRPLPAMDSLIAATALQNSLTLVTRNEKDFAGTEVVIINPWNF; encoded by the coding sequence ATGACTTATCTTCTTGATACTTGCTTAATTTCTGAAACTATTACTAAACAACCAAATCAACAAGTTTTAAACTGGCTAGATGCCCAACTTCCAGAAACACTTTACTTGAGTGTAATTACAATTGGTGAAATTGCTAAAGGTATCAGTAAACTTCCTGTATCTAAACGCAAAGAATCTCTAACAAAATGGTTAAATTCCATCCTACCCCATCGCTTTGAAAACAGAATTTTAGGTCTGGATATTGCCACAATGGTGTTATGGGGAAATCTAGTTGCAGAATTAGAACAAAATGGACGACCTTTACCCGCTATGGATTCTCTCATTGCCGCCACCGCATTACAAAATTCTCTCACACTTGTTACCCGTAACGAAAAAGATTTTGCTGGTACTGAAGTTGTAATTATTAATCCTTGGAATTTCTAA
- a CDS encoding SPASM domain-containing protein, whose product MTTEKHSFKIGFDTCTVTGIARFTNTPHVCYEGCDAGRFSMFISEDMKMYPCSFMVEAGYEGTPIVGDNMADFWQNGNPFKAIRNKLASGGCSGCQKASLCLGGCPLFPEINLCPGQCSSI is encoded by the coding sequence ATGACGACAGAGAAGCATAGTTTTAAAATAGGTTTTGATACTTGTACTGTAACTGGAATCGCTAGATTCACTAACACTCCGCATGTATGTTACGAAGGTTGCGACGCAGGTAGATTTTCTATGTTCATCTCTGAGGATATGAAAATGTATCCTTGCTCCTTTATGGTAGAAGCTGGCTATGAGGGGACTCCAATTGTCGGAGATAACATGGCGGACTTTTGGCAAAACGGCAATCCATTTAAAGCAATTCGTAACAAGTTAGCTTCTGGTGGTTGCAGTGGTTGTCAAAAGGCAAGTTTGTGTTTAGGTGGTTGTCCATTATTTCCAGAAATCAATCTTTGTCCAGGTCAGTGCAGTAGCATCTAG